One part of the Nostoc sp. PCC 7120 = FACHB-418 genome encodes these proteins:
- a CDS encoding ABC transporter ATP-binding protein translates to MSNTISLTDSLVPNPVPQSAIIRLESIFKVYGIGETEVKALNDVNLVINEGEYCSIMGPSGSGKSTAMNIIGCLDRPTEGHYYLDGLDVAQMNDKDLAHIRNRKLGFVFQQFHLLPQLSALENVMLPMVYADVTPNERRDRATEALIRVGLEKRLNNKPTQLSGGQQQRVAIARAIVNRPVVLLADEPTGALDSRTTQEVLDIFTELNSGGITVVMVTHEPEVARQTKRIVWFKDGQVVHAHMTPTDLTDGF, encoded by the coding sequence ATGTCAAACACAATTTCTCTTACCGATTCCCTCGTTCCTAATCCTGTACCACAGTCAGCAATTATTCGCCTAGAAAGCATTTTTAAGGTTTATGGTATTGGGGAAACTGAAGTTAAAGCTCTCAATGATGTGAATTTGGTAATTAATGAGGGTGAGTATTGTTCCATTATGGGGCCTTCGGGTTCTGGTAAATCCACAGCGATGAATATTATTGGCTGTTTGGATCGTCCTACAGAAGGACATTATTATTTAGATGGTTTGGATGTGGCGCAAATGAATGATAAAGATTTGGCACATATCCGCAACAGAAAACTGGGGTTTGTGTTTCAACAATTCCATTTGTTGCCCCAACTATCGGCTTTAGAAAACGTTATGCTACCGATGGTTTATGCTGATGTTACCCCCAACGAAAGACGCGATCGCGCGACAGAAGCTTTGATTCGTGTAGGCTTAGAAAAACGTCTCAACAACAAACCTACTCAATTATCAGGTGGACAACAACAAAGAGTAGCGATCGCCCGTGCCATTGTCAATCGTCCCGTTGTCCTCTTAGCAGATGAACCAACAGGCGCACTTGATTCCCGCACTACCCAAGAAGTATTAGATATTTTTACCGAGTTAAATAGCGGAGGAATTACTGTAGTTATGGTGACGCATGAACCAGAAGTTGCTCGTCAAACCAAACGCATTGTATGGTTTAAAGACGGTCAAGTAGTTCATGCCCACATGACACCTACTGATTTAACAGATGGCTTTTAA
- a CDS encoding NAD-binding protein, whose product MKPRIIVCGLGRTGYKIFRLLRQQGAFVVGIHHKPIPGEAGGDVIIGNLQTAATLAAAGIHQAQTLVIASSDDAVNLSIMMQARVLNPHIRIINRFYNINLGDRLDQTLPEHLSMSVIGLAAPLFTFAALGNQAIGQIKLYEQTWPVQEEYIDENHPWLGRKLSELWECPTRMPIYYLPVEGEMSLVSAVLSGQHLRIGDRLIVGIQPRVRSTRRSLIKKCLKVLTSLRQFQQHGQSIIVGAIVLLAIVMIATLTYMSTELSLSMVDALYFSVGMITGAGGNDKVAENAPNSIKLFTVVMMLVGAVVIGIWYAMITDFILGTRFKQFWDAARIPQRHHYIVCGLSGVGSKIVQQLHTSGYDVVVIETDSNNKYVNSVRGLGIPVIQGDASFRTTLKTSNINSASAVLAVTNNDATNLEIALKAKGLAPKIPVIVHYADPDFAGIAQQVFDFEAVLSSAELAAPAFAAAALGGRILGNGITADKLWVAFATLITPSHPFCGHVVKDIAMSAEFVPLYVEANGQRVHGWNLLATYLSEGDVLYLTMPANQLYKLWRDERACNA is encoded by the coding sequence ATGAAACCTCGAATTATTGTTTGTGGCTTAGGACGAACTGGATATAAAATCTTCCGTTTGCTGAGACAGCAGGGTGCGTTTGTAGTAGGTATTCATCACAAACCCATCCCTGGCGAAGCTGGGGGAGATGTAATTATTGGCAATTTACAAACAGCTGCTACCCTAGCAGCAGCAGGGATTCATCAAGCACAAACTTTGGTGATTGCTAGCTCGGATGATGCTGTAAATTTGTCAATTATGATGCAGGCAAGGGTGCTGAATCCGCATATTCGGATTATTAACCGCTTTTACAATATTAATTTAGGCGATCGCCTAGATCAAACTCTGCCAGAACACCTGAGTATGAGTGTGATTGGATTAGCCGCACCGTTATTTACTTTCGCTGCTTTGGGAAATCAAGCAATTGGGCAGATCAAGTTATATGAGCAGACTTGGCCTGTCCAAGAAGAATATATTGATGAAAATCATCCCTGGCTTGGTCGTAAGTTAAGTGAGCTGTGGGAGTGTCCGACACGGATGCCAATTTATTACTTACCTGTGGAAGGGGAGATGAGTTTGGTATCGGCGGTACTGTCTGGACAACATTTAAGAATAGGCGATCGCTTAATCGTGGGTATCCAACCCCGTGTCCGTTCTACTAGACGATCCTTAATCAAAAAATGCCTGAAAGTTCTCACTAGTTTGCGGCAATTTCAACAACATGGACAATCAATAATTGTAGGGGCGATCGTTTTACTGGCGATCGTTATGATTGCCACCCTCACCTATATGTCTACTGAATTGAGCTTATCTATGGTTGATGCGCTCTATTTTTCTGTAGGTATGATTACTGGTGCAGGTGGTAATGACAAGGTAGCAGAAAATGCTCCTAACAGTATCAAATTATTCACTGTGGTTATGATGCTGGTTGGCGCTGTGGTGATTGGTATTTGGTATGCCATGATCACAGATTTTATTCTGGGTACACGCTTCAAGCAATTTTGGGATGCAGCCCGGATTCCCCAGCGTCATCACTATATTGTCTGTGGTTTAAGCGGTGTTGGTAGCAAAATTGTTCAGCAACTCCACACCAGTGGTTATGATGTGGTAGTGATTGAAACTGACTCCAACAATAAATACGTCAACTCTGTACGTGGGTTAGGTATTCCCGTAATTCAAGGCGATGCCAGTTTCCGTACCACCCTCAAAACCAGCAATATAAACTCTGCGTCCGCCGTGCTGGCTGTAACTAATAATGATGCTACTAACCTAGAGATTGCCCTGAAAGCTAAAGGTTTAGCCCCGAAAATTCCCGTAATTGTCCACTATGCCGACCCTGATTTTGCAGGTATAGCACAACAAGTATTTGACTTTGAGGCGGTATTAAGTTCAGCAGAATTGGCAGCGCCGGCCTTTGCGGCGGCGGCTTTGGGCGGACGCATCCTTGGTAACGGCATCACAGCAGATAAACTTTGGGTAGCATTTGCCACTTTAATTACACCGTCACATCCTTTTTGTGGTCATGTGGTTAAAGATATAGCCATGTCGGCTGAGTTCGTGCCTTTATACGTAGAAGCTAATGGTCAAAGGGTTCACGGCTGGAACTTATTAGCAACATACCTGAGCGAAGGTGATGTTTTATATTTAACAATGCCAGCTAATCAGCTATATAAATTGTGGCGCGACGAACGGGCGTGTAATGCCTAG